One Micromonospora eburnea genomic region harbors:
- a CDS encoding proline racemase family protein translates to MRTSRVFHAIDSHTEGMPTRVITGGVGVIPGSSMAERRQHFLDQLDHIRTLLMYEPRGHAAMSGAILQPPTRPDADWGVLYIEVSGCLPMCGHGTIGVATVLVETGMVPVTEPVTEIRLDTPAGLVVAEVAVRDGRAESVTLRNVAAYAHELDATVEVPGLGALTLDLAFGGNFYAILGLDQLGIAFDPADARQRQRMLDAGLAIMDAVTEQLDPVHPENPDIAGCRHVYLAAPGSDARHSRHAMAIHPGWFDRSPCGTGTSARMAQLHARGELPLHTDFVNESIIGSRFVGRLLDSTTVAGRPAVVPTFTGRAWITGTAQYLLDPTDPFPAGFLL, encoded by the coding sequence ATGCGTACCAGCCGGGTCTTCCACGCGATCGACTCGCACACCGAGGGCATGCCGACCCGGGTGATCACCGGTGGCGTCGGCGTCATCCCCGGCAGCTCGATGGCCGAACGCCGCCAGCACTTCCTCGACCAGCTCGACCACATCCGTACGCTGCTGATGTACGAGCCCCGCGGGCACGCGGCCATGAGTGGGGCCATCCTGCAACCGCCCACCCGGCCGGACGCCGACTGGGGTGTGCTGTACATCGAGGTGAGCGGGTGCCTGCCGATGTGCGGGCACGGCACCATCGGGGTGGCCACCGTGCTGGTGGAGACCGGCATGGTGCCGGTCACCGAGCCGGTGACCGAGATCCGGCTCGACACCCCCGCCGGCCTGGTGGTCGCCGAGGTCGCCGTACGCGACGGGCGTGCCGAGTCGGTCACCTTGCGAAACGTCGCCGCGTACGCGCACGAGCTGGACGCGACGGTCGAGGTGCCGGGGCTCGGCGCGCTCACCCTCGATCTCGCCTTCGGCGGCAACTTCTACGCCATCCTCGGGCTCGACCAGCTCGGCATCGCGTTCGACCCGGCGGACGCCCGGCAGCGGCAGCGGATGCTCGACGCCGGACTGGCCATCATGGACGCGGTGACCGAGCAGCTCGACCCGGTGCATCCGGAGAACCCGGACATCGCCGGCTGCCGCCACGTCTATCTCGCGGCGCCCGGTTCGGACGCCCGGCATTCCCGGCACGCGATGGCCATCCACCCGGGCTGGTTCGACCGGTCACCGTGCGGCACCGGCACGTCGGCCCGGATGGCCCAGCTGCACGCCCGGGGCGAACTGCCGTTGCACACCGACTTCGTCAACGAGTCGATCATCGGCAGCCGGTTCGTCGGCCGGTTGCTCGATTCCACCACCGTCGCCGGCCGCCCGGCGGTGGTCCCGACGTTCACCGGTCGCGCCTGGATCACCGGCACCGCGCAGTACCTCCTCGACCCCACCGACCCGTTTCCCGCCGGATTCCTGCTCTGA
- a CDS encoding Xaa-Pro dipeptidyl-peptidase: MVRRRVRPGAIAVFGAVALALSLGFAGPAVASPDEVGPVFVDGQAQVVPEFSNSSGWIRQQLWVETEFDSDGDGRLDRMHVDVTRPGQTAQGLKVPVVYETSPYYAGTASSQSQYFWNVRHELGEQPPARISPPPIAHQPNRTSVSTSEVSTWVPRGFAVVHSDSPGTGLSQGCPTVGGRNESLAPKAVIDWLNGRTKGYTSVNGDQEVSATSWATGKVGMTGTSYNGTLPLAAATTGVDGLEAIIPIAPNTSYYHYYRSNGLVRNPGGWVGEDIDYLFDYINSGYPERRAYCVETVRVGEMNRFQDRANGDYNDFWAGRDYLHAVGNVKAATLMAHGFNDWNVVPEHSVRILEVLKAQGTPVQAYYHQGGHGGAPPLDMRNRWFTRYLYGVQNGVENDPRAWVVRNETGASQLTPYADYPNPAASPVTLVLKPGGGTTGGLTSLARPGAGVESLVDAGDTACNAGALATTVSDQRLLYVTPELSAPVHISGTATVTLRMSASKPAANLSVALVRLPWTGASGCTSTTQSSTTSIITRGWADPQNRHSLTRSEPLVPGEFVEVTVPLQPDDQVIPAGYRIGLMVFSTDREFTLQPAPGTVLDIDLAATALRLPVVGGPLAMPICATTDARATVVIGGVDSGMPNRPLAGTCTINDHILDGERWSDHGQFVTHVNTVVDQLVAAGVLTSDQRGPVVSAAARSRVGK, translated from the coding sequence ATGGTGCGACGAAGGGTGCGCCCGGGGGCCATCGCCGTGTTCGGCGCGGTGGCGCTGGCTCTTTCCCTGGGTTTCGCCGGCCCGGCGGTTGCCAGCCCGGACGAGGTCGGACCGGTTTTCGTGGACGGGCAGGCGCAGGTCGTACCCGAGTTCTCGAACTCCAGCGGCTGGATCCGGCAGCAGCTGTGGGTGGAGACCGAGTTCGACTCCGACGGCGACGGCCGGCTCGACCGCATGCACGTGGACGTCACCAGGCCGGGGCAGACCGCCCAGGGCCTGAAGGTGCCGGTGGTCTACGAGACCAGCCCCTACTACGCCGGTACGGCCTCCAGCCAGTCACAGTACTTCTGGAACGTACGGCACGAGCTCGGTGAACAGCCGCCGGCCCGGATCTCGCCGCCCCCGATCGCCCACCAGCCGAACCGGACCTCGGTGTCCACGAGCGAGGTCAGCACCTGGGTGCCGCGCGGCTTCGCCGTGGTGCACTCCGACTCCCCGGGCACCGGGCTGTCGCAGGGCTGCCCGACCGTGGGTGGCCGCAACGAGTCGCTGGCGCCGAAGGCGGTGATCGACTGGCTGAACGGCCGGACGAAGGGCTACACCAGCGTCAACGGGGACCAGGAGGTCTCGGCGACGAGTTGGGCGACCGGCAAGGTCGGCATGACCGGTACGTCGTACAACGGCACGCTGCCGCTCGCCGCCGCGACCACCGGCGTCGACGGCCTTGAGGCGATCATCCCGATCGCGCCGAACACCTCCTACTACCACTACTACCGTTCCAACGGCCTGGTCCGGAATCCCGGCGGTTGGGTCGGCGAGGACATCGACTACCTGTTCGACTACATCAACAGCGGCTACCCGGAGCGCCGGGCGTACTGCGTCGAGACGGTCCGGGTCGGCGAGATGAACCGGTTCCAGGACCGGGCGAACGGCGACTACAACGACTTCTGGGCCGGCCGGGATTATCTGCACGCCGTGGGGAACGTGAAGGCCGCCACTCTGATGGCGCACGGGTTCAACGACTGGAACGTGGTGCCGGAGCACAGCGTACGGATCCTTGAGGTGCTGAAGGCGCAGGGCACGCCGGTGCAGGCGTACTACCACCAGGGCGGACACGGGGGCGCCCCGCCGCTGGACATGCGCAACCGGTGGTTCACCCGCTACCTGTACGGCGTCCAGAACGGTGTCGAGAACGACCCACGGGCCTGGGTGGTACGCAACGAGACCGGCGCCAGCCAGCTCACCCCGTACGCGGACTACCCCAACCCGGCGGCGTCGCCGGTCACCCTGGTGCTGAAGCCCGGCGGCGGCACCACCGGCGGGCTGACCTCGTTGGCGCGGCCCGGCGCGGGCGTCGAGTCGCTGGTCGACGCCGGCGACACCGCCTGCAACGCCGGCGCCCTGGCCACCACCGTGTCCGATCAGCGGCTGCTCTACGTGACGCCGGAACTCTCCGCGCCGGTGCACATCTCCGGCACGGCGACGGTGACGCTGCGGATGAGCGCGAGCAAGCCGGCGGCGAACCTGTCGGTGGCCCTGGTGCGGCTGCCGTGGACCGGTGCGTCGGGCTGCACGTCGACCACCCAGAGCAGCACGACGAGCATCATCACCCGGGGCTGGGCCGACCCGCAGAACCGCCACTCGCTCACCCGGAGCGAACCGCTGGTGCCCGGGGAGTTCGTCGAGGTGACCGTGCCGCTACAGCCGGACGACCAGGTCATCCCGGCGGGCTACCGGATCGGCCTGATGGTCTTCTCCACCGACCGTGAGTTCACCCTGCAGCCCGCCCCGGGCACGGTGCTCGACATCGACCTGGCCGCGACGGCCCTGCGGCTGCCCGTGGTCGGCGGGCCGCTGGCGATGCCGATCTGCGCGACCACCGACGCCCGGGCGACGGTGGTGATCGGTGGCGTCGACAGCGGGATGCCCAACCGCCCGCTGGCCGGCACCTGCACGATCAACGACCACATCCTCGACGGGGAGCGGTGGTCCGACCACGGGCAGTTCGTGACGCACGTCAACACGGTGGTGGACCAACTGGTCGCGGCCGGGGTGCTCACCTCTGACCAGCGTGGACCGGTGGTGTCGGCCGCCGCCAGGTCGCGCGTCGGCAAGTGA
- a CDS encoding (2Fe-2S)-binding protein: MTSPEPFDITFDGEPLPCRDGWTVAAALTAAGIRSWRTTRHGQRPRGLFCGIGVCFDCLVTVNGRPSVRACLAPARPGDDVRSQSGTGR; encoded by the coding sequence ATGACCAGCCCCGAGCCCTTCGACATCACGTTCGACGGCGAACCGCTCCCCTGCCGCGACGGCTGGACGGTCGCCGCCGCCCTCACCGCCGCCGGCATCCGGTCCTGGCGGACCACCCGGCACGGGCAGCGCCCGCGCGGCCTCTTCTGCGGCATCGGCGTCTGCTTCGACTGCCTCGTCACCGTCAACGGGCGGCCCTCGGTGCGGGCCTGCCTGGCGCCCGCCCGGCCCGGTGACGACGTACGCAGCCAGTCCGGGACCGGGCGATGA
- a CDS encoding FAD-dependent oxidoreductase, with amino-acid sequence MSARSVDVAVVGAGPAGLAAALAAADAGAAVALVDAGIRAGGQYWRSPAPGAGRFAPNTLHHSWRRFADTAARLDRHAARHRLQRFAEHHVWSVERADDRWAIHCLVGAEPRQHAGTPPVTIRARRLILATGAYDRQLPFPGWDLPGVMTAGGAQALLKGNLVLAGATAVVAGTGPFLLPVAAGLARHGARVRAVVEANTPLGFARSPRVLLGAVSKLGEASAYAARLARHRVAVRHRHIVTRAVGTDRLTGVVVARLGRDGRPEAHTERNIECDTLAVGWGFTPQLDLHLQVGCAARMDVDTSLVVAVDDHQRTTVDGVWAAGESTGVGGADLASVEGDIAGRSAAGSLGVPPDPTALARLFRRRAALRRFAELMHRVHPVPPGALDGLTDDTLVCRCEEVTAGAVRQAVDDLGASDPRTVKLLARPGMGWCQGRVCGFATVCLTARHLRRPPTPEDLRAFAQRPIAAPTPLGQLALPPDEGNPGGTGG; translated from the coding sequence ATGAGCGCCCGGAGCGTCGACGTCGCCGTCGTCGGAGCCGGGCCGGCCGGCCTCGCGGCGGCGCTGGCCGCGGCCGATGCCGGGGCGGCCGTGGCGCTCGTCGACGCCGGAATCCGCGCGGGCGGACAGTACTGGCGGTCACCGGCCCCCGGCGCCGGCCGATTCGCACCGAACACGCTGCACCACTCCTGGCGCCGCTTCGCCGACACCGCCGCCCGACTGGACCGGCACGCCGCCCGGCACCGGCTCCAGCGCTTCGCCGAGCACCACGTCTGGTCCGTCGAACGCGCCGACGACCGGTGGGCGATCCACTGCCTGGTGGGCGCCGAGCCCCGGCAGCACGCCGGAACGCCACCGGTCACCATCCGGGCCCGCCGGCTGATCCTCGCCACCGGCGCGTACGACCGGCAGTTGCCCTTCCCCGGCTGGGACCTGCCCGGGGTCATGACCGCCGGCGGGGCGCAGGCGCTGCTGAAGGGCAACCTCGTACTGGCCGGGGCGACCGCCGTGGTCGCGGGGACCGGCCCCTTCCTGCTGCCGGTGGCCGCGGGCCTCGCCCGCCACGGCGCCCGGGTCCGCGCCGTCGTCGAGGCCAACACCCCGCTCGGCTTCGCCCGCTCGCCCCGCGTGCTGCTCGGGGCGGTGAGCAAGCTGGGCGAGGCATCGGCGTACGCGGCCCGGCTCGCCCGGCACCGGGTCGCGGTACGGCACCGGCACATCGTCACCCGGGCCGTCGGAACCGACCGGTTGACCGGGGTGGTCGTCGCCCGGCTCGGCCGGGACGGACGGCCCGAGGCGCACACCGAACGGAACATCGAGTGCGACACGCTCGCGGTCGGGTGGGGCTTCACCCCGCAGCTCGACCTGCACCTGCAGGTCGGCTGCGCCGCCCGGATGGACGTGGACACCAGCCTGGTGGTGGCCGTCGACGACCACCAACGAACCACCGTCGACGGGGTCTGGGCCGCCGGCGAGTCCACCGGCGTCGGCGGCGCCGACCTCGCGTCGGTCGAGGGCGACATCGCGGGCCGGTCGGCGGCCGGTTCGCTCGGCGTCCCGCCCGACCCGACGGCGCTCGCCCGGCTGTTTCGGCGACGGGCCGCCCTACGCCGGTTCGCCGAGCTGATGCACCGCGTCCATCCCGTACCGCCCGGCGCGCTCGACGGCCTGACCGACGACACGCTGGTGTGCCGGTGTGAGGAGGTCACCGCCGGGGCGGTCCGCCAGGCCGTCGACGATCTCGGCGCCAGCGACCCGCGTACCGTCAAACTGCTGGCCCGCCCCGGCATGGGCTGGTGCCAGGGCCGGGTGTGTGGCTTCGCCACGGTCTGCCTCACCGCCCGCCACCTGCGGCGGCCACCGACACCGGAGGATCTGCGCGCCTTCGCCCAACGGCCGATCGCCGCGCCCACACCCCTCGGTCAGCTCGCGCTGCCGCCGGACGAGGGCAACCCGGGCGGCACCGGCGGATAG
- a CDS encoding NAD(P)/FAD-dependent oxidoreductase, producing MTGHDRRAAGSTRPDLVVIGAGIVGAACAYHATRAGLSVTVVDRGPISGGTTGAGEGNILVSDKELGPELDLALLSNQQWRALADLPIGGTTFGRAVELETKGGLVVATGQAPLDAMQRLAGKQQALGVEALAVPAHDLREHEPHLAGDLAGGYLYPQDMQVQPMLAAAHLLRLARQRGATVLPHQPVTGYLRDGDRVVGVRTPQRDIPSGAVLNAAGTWAGELAALAAAPVPVAPRRGFILVTEPLPPIIRHKVYLADYVADVASDSAALQTSTVVEGTRAGTVLVGASRERVGFDHVFSLPALRALARGAVRLFPGLAEVAAIRAYHGFRPYCPDHLPVIGPDPRAPGLHHACGHEGAGIGLAMGTGRLVAQVLTGDRPDIDLHPFRPDRFPEVPA from the coding sequence GTGACCGGGCACGACCGCCGCGCCGCCGGCTCGACCCGTCCCGACCTGGTCGTCATCGGGGCTGGAATCGTGGGCGCCGCCTGCGCCTACCACGCCACCCGGGCCGGCCTGTCGGTCACCGTCGTCGACAGAGGACCGATCAGCGGGGGCACCACCGGCGCCGGCGAGGGGAACATCCTGGTCTCCGACAAGGAACTCGGCCCCGAACTCGACCTCGCGCTGCTGTCGAACCAGCAGTGGCGAGCCCTGGCCGACCTGCCCATCGGCGGCACGACGTTCGGCCGCGCGGTGGAGCTCGAAACCAAGGGCGGCCTTGTCGTGGCAACCGGCCAGGCACCTTTGGACGCTATGCAGCGGCTAGCCGGAAAGCAACAGGCGCTCGGGGTCGAGGCGCTCGCCGTACCCGCGCACGACCTGCGCGAACACGAACCACACCTGGCCGGCGACCTGGCCGGAGGCTACCTGTACCCGCAGGACATGCAGGTACAACCGATGCTCGCCGCGGCGCACCTGCTCCGGCTCGCCCGGCAGCGGGGCGCCACCGTGCTGCCGCACCAGCCGGTGACCGGCTACCTACGCGACGGCGACCGGGTGGTGGGCGTACGGACACCGCAGCGGGACATTCCCAGCGGCGCCGTCCTCAACGCCGCCGGCACCTGGGCCGGTGAACTCGCCGCCCTCGCCGCCGCACCCGTGCCGGTGGCCCCCCGCCGCGGCTTCATCCTGGTCACCGAGCCCCTCCCACCGATCATCCGGCACAAGGTCTACCTCGCCGACTACGTCGCCGACGTAGCCAGCGACTCCGCCGCCCTGCAGACCTCGACCGTCGTCGAAGGGACCCGCGCCGGCACCGTGCTCGTCGGCGCCAGTCGCGAGCGAGTCGGTTTCGACCACGTGTTCTCGCTGCCCGCGCTCCGGGCGCTCGCCCGTGGAGCCGTGCGGCTGTTCCCCGGACTCGCCGAGGTCGCGGCGATCCGCGCCTACCACGGGTTCCGCCCGTACTGCCCGGACCACCTGCCGGTGATCGGACCGGACCCACGCGCCCCCGGCCTGCACCACGCCTGCGGCCACGAGGGGGCCGGCATCGGCCTCGCCATGGGCACCGGCCGACTCGTCGCCCAGGTCCTAACCGGCGACCGGCCCGACATCGACCTGCACCCGTTCCGGCCCGACCGCTTCCCGGAGGTCCCGGCATGA
- a CDS encoding dihydrodipicolinate synthase family protein has protein sequence MRARLKPWHGVLVATALPFDDRLEVDLDRFAEHVRWLATEGCDGVTPNGSLGEYQTLTERERRAVVRTAVDAAPEGFTVLPGIAAYGALEARRWAEDAAEAGCAAVMLLPPNAYRADERAVVEHYREVATVGIPVVAYNNPIDTKVDLTPALLARLRGEGLIVGVKEFSGDVRRSYQIAELAPDLDVLVGADDVALELCLAGARGWIAGYANALPRASVRLFEAATGGDLATALPLYRALHSLLRWDSKTEFVQAIKLSMDLVGRYGGPCRPPRFPLTDEQQRAVREATEKAIAAGCR, from the coding sequence ATGCGCGCGCGTTTGAAGCCATGGCACGGAGTGCTGGTCGCCACGGCGTTGCCCTTCGACGACCGGCTGGAGGTCGACCTCGATCGCTTCGCGGAACACGTCCGGTGGTTGGCCACGGAGGGCTGCGACGGGGTGACCCCGAACGGGTCGCTGGGGGAGTACCAGACGCTGACCGAGCGGGAGCGGCGTGCCGTGGTGCGTACCGCGGTCGACGCCGCACCGGAGGGCTTCACCGTGCTGCCCGGCATCGCCGCGTACGGTGCGCTGGAGGCGCGGAGGTGGGCCGAGGACGCCGCCGAGGCCGGCTGCGCGGCCGTCATGCTGCTGCCCCCGAACGCCTACCGGGCCGACGAGCGGGCCGTCGTCGAGCACTACCGCGAGGTCGCGACGGTCGGGATTCCCGTGGTGGCGTACAACAACCCGATCGACACCAAGGTCGATCTCACCCCGGCCCTGCTGGCCAGGCTGCGCGGCGAGGGCCTGATCGTGGGCGTCAAGGAGTTCTCCGGCGATGTCCGCCGCAGCTACCAGATCGCCGAACTGGCCCCCGATCTCGACGTGCTCGTCGGCGCCGACGACGTCGCGCTGGAGTTGTGCCTCGCCGGGGCGCGGGGCTGGATCGCGGGCTACGCCAACGCGCTGCCGCGCGCCAGCGTGCGGCTCTTCGAGGCCGCCACCGGCGGCGACCTGGCCACCGCGCTGCCGCTCTACCGGGCGCTGCACTCGCTGCTGCGCTGGGACTCGAAGACGGAGTTCGTCCAGGCGATCAAGCTGTCGATGGACCTCGTCGGGCGGTACGGCGGGCCGTGCCGTCCGCCCCGGTTCCCGCTCACCGACGAGCAGCAGCGCGCCGTCCGGGAGGCCACCGAAAAGGCGATCGCGGCCGGGTGCCGGTAG
- a CDS encoding M64 family metallopeptidase: MRLKLAALAALALVAGLLTGAGPASAAADGPPVPLPDPKVHPIQVTGPAAERLNLIILGDGYQWDQQKLFLADVDRNLAVMWATEPFRTYRDYINVYAVEIASIDYGVRCDPDGRVRHPDGTIRDTGRREGPINAKNTALRMIFQNGCADPLSRGTVYGGAPEDCASYAAYYPAGVNPCETGSQAHNRIIDTYVAPVLGIPRTAQNVQTLAIFNTFTYGGIGGTNATTSGGSPQGPLISLHEIGHSLGTLVDEYPYSSRDVVRPCYTGGEPSSFHHTTYGDPQKMVEDQQKWWRWIGEESLSGGTIGVHEGGGTYPCGQRRPSEHSMMRWIGFDFDQIGLEHMVARVTGMRNSGQMNVRHTPLGTVASDSVLWVETGQPRYHEVRVTWRVGGPDGRVLDTHNSRDLDLGELNLPAGTVVHVEVRDPVGPDGIDWVRNPSTGNAATNSGYNGPRFVQTRQWTVGDTKASPSAPAATITGATPNSQPVAGDEVVYVRTNHPTDRILDVAWSLDGRALPNPYNSRALDLGALRPAPGTHKLAAVVTDPADPGGVSDRIEWTVDNALPTAPRTLSEPLTRLADSMEHPVYFDGWDMWLDPRDDHTGYDEDRYVVGQLRLDRDGWFNYFGFPEQPMPESPFRFRHSGTDIKALTYGNLGTGGLSKAAFEQTLPDDHPSGGFVPGFGTHLVEHRAIDAAGNIGEPSAYRATVLPGSSPDCTRTLTGPQSRVVAGEGVTCLKGAQVDGGVSVRPGASLVVSDSSINGGLAATGARAVQLFGSTVNGNSRITGTTRDVTIAGSTFNGSLTVSDNVQVTANERFSRLAGAYGPILVGSRVNGALSCTGNSAAVKDFGAPNTVNGAKGGDCAAL, from the coding sequence GTGAGACTCAAACTCGCGGCCCTCGCGGCGCTCGCCCTGGTGGCCGGACTGCTGACCGGCGCCGGCCCGGCGAGCGCGGCGGCGGACGGGCCGCCGGTGCCCCTGCCCGACCCGAAGGTGCATCCGATCCAGGTCACCGGGCCGGCGGCGGAGCGGCTGAATCTGATCATTCTCGGTGACGGCTACCAGTGGGACCAGCAGAAGCTGTTCCTGGCCGACGTGGACCGCAATCTGGCCGTCATGTGGGCCACGGAACCGTTCCGGACCTACCGCGACTACATCAACGTGTACGCGGTGGAGATCGCCTCGATCGACTACGGCGTCCGTTGCGATCCCGACGGCCGGGTACGCCACCCGGACGGCACGATCCGGGACACCGGCCGGCGTGAGGGCCCGATCAACGCGAAGAACACCGCCCTGCGCATGATCTTCCAGAACGGCTGTGCCGATCCGCTGTCGCGCGGCACCGTCTACGGCGGTGCCCCGGAGGACTGCGCGAGCTACGCCGCCTACTACCCGGCCGGGGTCAACCCCTGCGAGACCGGCAGCCAGGCGCACAACCGGATCATCGACACGTACGTGGCGCCGGTGCTGGGCATCCCCCGCACCGCGCAGAACGTGCAGACCCTGGCGATCTTCAACACCTTCACGTACGGCGGGATCGGCGGCACCAACGCGACGACCTCCGGCGGCTCGCCGCAGGGCCCGCTGATCTCGTTGCACGAGATCGGCCACTCGCTCGGCACCCTGGTCGACGAGTACCCGTACTCCTCCCGTGACGTGGTGCGGCCCTGCTACACCGGCGGCGAGCCCAGCAGCTTCCACCACACCACCTACGGCGATCCCCAGAAGATGGTCGAGGACCAGCAGAAATGGTGGCGCTGGATCGGTGAGGAGAGCCTGTCCGGCGGCACGATCGGGGTGCACGAGGGCGGCGGCACGTACCCGTGCGGCCAGCGCCGACCCAGCGAGCACTCGATGATGCGGTGGATCGGGTTCGACTTCGACCAGATCGGCCTCGAACACATGGTCGCCCGGGTGACCGGCATGCGTAACTCCGGGCAGATGAACGTCCGGCACACCCCGCTGGGCACGGTGGCGTCCGACAGCGTGCTGTGGGTCGAGACCGGCCAGCCGCGTTACCACGAGGTGCGGGTCACCTGGCGCGTCGGTGGTCCCGACGGCAGGGTGCTCGACACGCACAACAGCCGCGACCTCGACCTCGGCGAGCTGAATCTGCCCGCCGGGACCGTGGTGCACGTCGAGGTGCGTGACCCGGTGGGGCCGGACGGCATCGACTGGGTCCGCAACCCGTCGACCGGAAACGCGGCCACGAACTCGGGCTACAACGGGCCCCGGTTCGTGCAGACCCGGCAGTGGACGGTGGGTGACACGAAGGCGTCGCCGTCGGCGCCCGCCGCGACCATCACCGGGGCCACGCCGAACAGCCAGCCGGTCGCCGGCGACGAGGTGGTCTACGTCCGGACCAACCACCCGACGGACCGGATCCTCGATGTCGCCTGGTCGCTCGACGGCAGGGCGCTGCCGAACCCGTACAACAGCCGCGCCCTCGACCTCGGCGCGCTCAGGCCGGCGCCGGGCACCCACAAGCTGGCAGCGGTGGTGACCGACCCGGCCGATCCGGGTGGCGTCTCCGACCGGATCGAATGGACCGTCGACAACGCGCTGCCGACCGCGCCGCGTACGCTGTCGGAACCGCTGACCCGGCTCGCGGACAGCATGGAGCACCCGGTGTACTTCGACGGCTGGGACATGTGGCTGGACCCGCGGGACGACCACACCGGCTACGACGAGGACCGTTACGTCGTCGGCCAGCTCCGACTGGACAGGGACGGCTGGTTCAACTACTTCGGTTTCCCCGAGCAGCCGATGCCCGAGTCGCCGTTCCGGTTCCGTCACTCGGGCACGGACATCAAGGCCCTGACGTACGGCAACCTCGGCACCGGCGGCCTGTCGAAGGCGGCGTTCGAGCAGACCCTGCCCGACGACCACCCGAGCGGCGGGTTCGTGCCGGGCTTCGGCACGCACCTGGTGGAGCACCGGGCGATCGACGCGGCCGGCAACATCGGCGAGCCGAGCGCCTACCGGGCCACCGTGCTGCCGGGCTCGTCGCCCGACTGCACGAGGACGCTGACCGGCCCGCAGTCGCGGGTCGTGGCCGGCGAGGGCGTGACCTGCCTCAAGGGCGCCCAGGTGGACGGTGGGGTGTCGGTGCGTCCGGGCGCCTCGCTGGTGGTCAGCGACAGCTCGATCAACGGCGGGTTGGCGGCGACCGGCGCCCGGGCGGTGCAGCTGTTCGGCAGCACGGTGAACGGCAACTCCCGGATCACCGGAACCACCCGGGACGTGACGATCGCCGGCAGCACCTTCAACGGCTCGCTCACCGTCTCGGACAACGTCCAGGTGACCGCCAACGAGCGGTTCAGCCGGCTGGCCGGCGCGTACGGGCCGATCCTGGTCGGTAGCCGGGTCAACGGAGCGCTGAGCTGCACCGGCAACAGCGCGGCGGTCAAGGACTTCGGCGCGCCGAACACGGTGAACGGCGCCAAGGGCGGTGACTGCGCGGCCCTGTGA
- a CDS encoding GNAT family N-acetyltransferase, with product MSQPVTDPVAAPLAELVADVLPADVPEAVIGEVIAELLPAEGPQVLGDDPVEAAAAITELVEAATRQVFAPDPLADPVAALTCPAPAPEPADPAAAAAARAGVDIRPVDTHLDVAAAVSVLDGVFAPGAAHHFYPPSLLRNLLAAGSPVLLAWDGETPVGVLLALPGWTAHGQPLVQSGPMAVLPAARGRGVSIALKLAQRAWAHERGVTEIRWTFDVMAAVNANLNLRRLGATVEAFLPGYEGLRDADSPTPLPYDRLLVAWHLTGAPAAPTGCVAEPVWAVAAAADGLPVLDSAWVVAPAALVAVPADICALRRDAPALASAWQHAVGGVLREALAAGWRVGWDPRNAYLLTAPTR from the coding sequence GTGTCCCAGCCCGTCACCGACCCCGTCGCCGCCCCGCTCGCCGAGCTCGTCGCCGATGTCCTGCCCGCCGACGTGCCCGAGGCGGTCATCGGCGAGGTCATCGCCGAACTCCTGCCCGCTGAGGGACCGCAGGTGCTCGGCGACGATCCGGTGGAGGCCGCCGCCGCGATCACCGAGCTGGTCGAGGCCGCGACCCGGCAGGTGTTCGCACCCGACCCGCTGGCCGATCCGGTCGCGGCCCTCACCTGCCCGGCGCCCGCACCGGAGCCGGCCGATCCGGCCGCGGCGGCCGCCGCCCGCGCCGGCGTCGACATCCGCCCGGTCGACACGCACCTCGACGTCGCCGCCGCCGTCAGCGTCCTCGACGGGGTCTTCGCCCCGGGCGCGGCACACCACTTCTATCCGCCGAGCCTGCTGCGCAACCTGCTCGCCGCCGGCTCCCCGGTCCTGCTGGCCTGGGACGGCGAGACGCCCGTCGGCGTGCTGCTCGCGTTGCCCGGGTGGACCGCCCACGGCCAGCCACTGGTGCAGTCCGGTCCGATGGCGGTGCTGCCCGCCGCCCGCGGCCGAGGCGTGTCGATCGCGCTGAAGCTGGCCCAGCGGGCCTGGGCGCACGAGCGGGGTGTCACCGAGATCCGCTGGACGTTCGATGTGATGGCGGCGGTCAACGCCAACCTCAACCTGCGCCGGCTCGGCGCGACCGTGGAGGCTTTCCTGCCCGGCTACGAAGGTCTCCGCGACGCCGACAGCCCCACCCCGCTGCCCTACGACCGGTTGCTGGTGGCCTGGCACCTCACCGGCGCGCCGGCCGCACCCACCGGCTGCGTCGCCGAGCCGGTGTGGGCGGTCGCCGCCGCAGCCGACGGGCTGCCGGTGCTCGATTCGGCCTGGGTCGTCGCGCCCGCCGCGCTGGTCGCGGTGCCGGCCGACATCTGCGCGCTGCGCCGGGACGCCCCGGCCCTGGCCAGCGCCTGGCAGCACGCCGTCGGCGGTGTGCTGCGGGAGGCGCTGGCGGCCGGTTGGCGGGTCGGCTGGGATCCGCGCAACGCCTACCTGCTCACCGCGCCCACCCGCTGA